Proteins encoded in a region of the Mucispirillum schaedleri ASF457 genome:
- the gspG gene encoding type II secretion system major pseudopilin GspG, with translation MKKRRMHPGFTLIELMVVLVILGLLATFIGPKIMSAPDKARVTKAINDIKALESGLNMYKLDNGNYPTTDQGLLALVEKPELEPVPNNWSPGGYLSTSTVPKDPWGNDYIYRSPTEDENRDYEIISFGADGQEGGENYNADIASYTIGQ, from the coding sequence ATGAAAAAAAGAAGAATGCATCCAGGGTTTACACTGATTGAGCTTATGGTTGTTCTTGTTATTTTAGGGCTTTTAGCTACTTTTATTGGTCCAAAAATTATGAGTGCACCAGATAAAGCAAGAGTTACAAAAGCAATAAATGACATTAAAGCCTTAGAAAGCGGCTTAAATATGTATAAACTTGATAACGGCAACTATCCTACTACTGACCAGGGGTTACTGGCACTTGTTGAAAAACCTGAATTAGAACCTGTGCCAAATAACTGGAGCCCGGGCGGATACCTTTCAACATCTACTGTTCCAAAAGACCCATGGGGCAACGACTATATATACAGAAGCCCTACTGAAGATGAAAATAGAGATTATGAAATTATATCGTTTGGAGCTGATGGTCAGGAAGGTGGTGAAAATTATAATGCAGATATTGCATCATATACGATAGGACAGTAA
- a CDS encoding JDVT-CTERM system glutamic-type intramembrane protease: MILFLFAVPLFEEFIFRGLVQDKINNFFKSCNFLHISFGSFISSLIFTFIHLLLNDFALFNLMVFIPSLFLGYLYDTYKTLTLPVLFHSFFNINVFLSYSF, encoded by the coding sequence ATTATCCTTTTTTTATTTGCTGTGCCTTTATTTGAAGAGTTTATTTTCAGGGGATTAGTTCAAGACAAGATAAATAATTTTTTCAAATCTTGTAATTTTCTACATATTTCATTTGGCAGTTTTATATCATCGCTGATATTTACATTTATCCATTTGCTGTTAAATGATTTTGCATTGTTTAACCTTATGGTATTCATTCCATCTTTATTTTTGGGATATTTATATGATACATATAAAACACTTACTCTGCCAGTTTTGTTTCACAGTTTCTTTAATATTAATGTATTTCTGTCATATTCTTTTTGA
- a CDS encoding type II secretion system protein: protein MYKIGKYKKAFTLMEIMIVMLIIGIGLMSLTPKFTSKSVGIDPQLDYIDKLIKAEWERSIELGQPIVITGFKGSANLLNHDKETKTIPDIKEVKDAVINRYQTQGNEYAVRIYPDGICDYFELTLDDGRVIESMPLLMTTRYKKTEE from the coding sequence ATGTATAAAATAGGAAAATATAAAAAAGCATTTACTTTAATGGAAATAATGATAGTTATGCTTATTATAGGCATAGGTCTTATGAGCTTAACTCCTAAATTTACATCAAAAAGTGTAGGAATAGACCCGCAGCTTGATTATATAGATAAACTTATAAAAGCAGAATGGGAACGCTCTATTGAGCTTGGTCAGCCTATTGTTATTACTGGGTTTAAAGGAAGTGCCAACTTATTAAACCATGATAAAGAAACTAAAACAATACCTGATATTAAAGAAGTAAAAGATGCTGTGATTAACCGCTATCAAACTCAGGGAAATGAATATGCAGTTAGAATATATCCTGATGGAATATGTGATTATTTTGAATTAACTCTTGATGACGGCAGAGTAATAGAATCTATGCCGCTGCTTATGACTACAAGATATAAAAAAACTGAGGAATAA
- a CDS encoding type IV pilus modification PilV family protein, translating to MTQNKLEKGFTLLEVMIALAVLSISMLGIYSLQNMSLKTLISAKEKMFVIERGYDRISRQINFPNKAYEDVEDYNGTLVHYSFLKESSGVPMVQKITMTVSTSSASTTFIYYEKASGGTGFGM from the coding sequence ATGACGCAGAATAAATTAGAAAAAGGCTTTACTCTTTTAGAAGTAATGATTGCTCTTGCAGTGCTAAGCATTAGTATGCTTGGTATTTACTCTCTGCAAAATATGTCATTAAAAACACTAATTTCTGCAAAAGAAAAAATGTTTGTTATAGAAAGAGGATATGATAGAATAAGCCGCCAGATTAATTTTCCTAATAAAGCCTATGAAGATGTGGAAGATTATAATGGAACATTAGTTCACTATTCCTTTTTAAAAGAATCATCAGGTGTGCCTATGGTGCAGAAAATCACAATGACAGTCTCCACAAGCAGTGCAAGCACAACCTTTATTTATTATGAAAAAGCCTCAGGCGGCACAGGGTTTGGAATGTGA